Genomic DNA from Myxococcales bacterium:
TTGGAAATTTCGGGGCGGGAGTGACCCTAGGCGGCTTCGAAGAGGCCGGCGGCGCCTTGGCCGCCACCGATGCACATGGTGACGATGGCGTACTTGCCGCCGCGGCGGCGCAGTTCGTAGAGCGCGGTGGCGGTGAGCTTGGCGCCGGTGCAGCCGAGTGGGTGGCCGAGCGCGATGGCGCCGCCGTTGACGTTGAGCTTGGCGTCAGGAATGCCGAGCTCTTTTTGGCAGTAGACGGCTTGGCTGGCAAAGGCCTCGTTCATCTCGAAGAGGTCGATGTCAGAGACCTTGAGGCCGGTCTTGGCGAGCAGCTTTTGCACCGCGGGCAGGGGGCCAATACCCATGAGGGCCGGGTCGACGCCGACGGTGACGAACGCCTTGAAGTAGCCAAGCGGCTTGATGCCGAGGGCTTTGGCCTTGTCGTCCGACATCACCAAACAAGCGGCCGCGCCGTCAGAGAGCGGCGAGGCGTTGCCCGCGGTGACCGAGCCGCCCATGGAAAAGGCAGCCGGCAGTTTGCCAAGGCCTTCGAGCGTAGTCTCGGGGCGCGGCAATTCGTCGATGGCAAAATCGCTGTAAACGCGCTCGCCATTTTGGCCGTAGCCAATCGCGCGCACCGCGACGATTTCGTCTTTGAAGACGCCTTTTTCGATGGCCGCCTTGGCCTTCATCTGGCTGCCAAAGGCAAAGGCGTCTTGCGCCTCGCGCGAAATGTTAAACTTCTTGGCGACATTTTCCGCCGTAATGCCCATCGGCGTATGCGCGGTAGGAAAGCGCTCCATGAGCTCTGGCGAGGCGCTGAGGTGAAAGCCGATCATCGGCACCATGGTCATGGATTCGACGCCGCCGGCGACCACGACGTCGCTGCTGCCAACCGCAATCTGACCAGCTGCCGTCGCAATGGCTTGCAGGCCCGACGAACAAAATCGGTTGATGGTTTGGGCGCCAGTTTCAATCGGCAGGCCGCCAAGCAAGCCTGCGAGGCGCGCGACGTTGAGGCCTTGCTCGCCCTCGGGCATGGCGCAGCCGAGTACGAGGTCGTCGACGTCGCTGGGTTTAAGTTGTGGCACGCGCGCGAGCAGCGCGGCGATGACGTCGCCCGCCAATTCGTCGGGGCGCTTGTTGGTGAGCGAGCCTTTGACGGCGCGACCCACCGCGGAACGGACTGCTTCGGCAATGACAATTTTGGTCATGGTGTTTTCCTTGGTTGCAGGTGGGTTAGTTGCGCAGGGGCTTGTTGTTCATGAGCATGTGCTGCATGCGCGCGATGCTCTTCTCTTCGCCGCACAGCGAGACAAAGGCCTCTCGCTCGAGGTCGAGAATTTCTTGCTCGGTGACCGCGTGGGTGTGGCCGGTGGTGCCGCCGCACAAGACGTTGGCGAGCTTGCCGGCAATTTTCGCATCGTGCTCGCTGGCATAGCCGCCGGCGACCAACGTGTTGATCATCATCTTGAGCGTCGCGATGCCGCTGTCGCCAGGCAGCTTGTAGGCCCGGGGCGTCGCCGGGTGATAGCCCGCGTTGGCGAGGCCAATGACGCGCTGCTTGGCCTCGTGCAGCTGCCGCGCGCGGTCAAACGACACGCCGTCGGTGCCGCGGAAGTAGCCGTAGGCCTTGGCTTCTTCGGCCGACGTGGCGACCTTGGCGAGCGCGATGTTCTTAAACACCTGCGTCACCACGGCGTACGAGTCGACCTCGACGCCTTCGGGAATGCTTTCAAAGGCACGCCACAGCATGTTGAGGTTGCCGGCGCCGCCAGGAATGAGGCCCACGCCTACTTCCACCAGGCCAGCATAGGTTTCAGAGGCCGCTTGCACGCCGTCGGCGGCGAGGCAGAGCTCGAGGCCCCCGCCCAGCGTCATATTATATGGCGCAGCGATCACCGGCACCGACGCATATTTCATTCGCTGCAGACCGGTCTGCAAATTCCCAACCATGGCCGAAATGCCATCCCATTGCTTTTGCTGCGCCGCCATGGCGACCGCGAAGAGGTTGGCGCCGACGCAGAAGAACTCTCCTTGGTTAAACAGCAAGAGGCCCTTGAAGTCGCGTTCGGCGCGCTCCACGGCGAGCGTCAACATGCCGATCACGTCGGTATCGATGCTGTTGGCCTTGGTCTTAAACGTAAGGCCCAAGACGCCATCGCCCAAATCCCACGCCTCGGCCCCGGCGTTCTTAAGCACGGGCGCGTCGCCCTTGCGCATGACGGTGAGCGTGGCCTCACGCGCGTCGGGCTTGTTGTCGGCGTATTTGCCGGCCGCGACGTCATAGACGGTGTGGCCTTGATAGAAGCTGGTGGCGCCGCTGTCGCGCATTTTCTTGATGCTGGCCGGCAGCGCAATGCCGTCGGCGACCATGCGATCGTAGGTGGCAGCAAAGCCGAGCGCATCCCAGATCTCAAAAGGCCCGAGGTCCCAGTTGT
This window encodes:
- a CDS encoding thiolase family protein, whose translation is MTKIVIAEAVRSAVGRAVKGSLTNKRPDELAGDVIAALLARVPQLKPSDVDDLVLGCAMPEGEQGLNVARLAGLLGGLPIETGAQTINRFCSSGLQAIATAAGQIAVGSSDVVVAGGVESMTMVPMIGFHLSASPELMERFPTAHTPMGITAENVAKKFNISREAQDAFAFGSQMKAKAAIEKGVFKDEIVAVRAIGYGQNGERVYSDFAIDELPRPETTLEGLGKLPAAFSMGGSVTAGNASPLSDGAAACLVMSDDKAKALGIKPLGYFKAFVTVGVDPALMGIGPLPAVQKLLAKTGLKVSDIDLFEMNEAFASQAVYCQKELGIPDAKLNVNGGAIALGHPLGCTGAKLTATALYELRRRGGKYAIVTMCIGGGQGAAGLFEAA